ACAACTACGGGATCCGCGTCTTGCCGAACCATCCGCACCTGGCCGCCAAGCAGGAGACCAATCTGGTTTACTGGGGGTAAAAAACCATTTCCCGGTCATTCCGTATAATTCAGGATTGACCGGGAAAGGTTTATAGGTGAATGATCCGCACGTTTCCCCATTTTGAACGCAAATATTCGGCGACGAGCCGGCGATGGCAATGCAGGGGCTTATCCTCACTGCACAGGAGGCAGCCCTCATTCAGCAGTTCCGGGGTTATGTTCATTTCTGCCTGTCTTTCGACAAGCAATTGTTGGAAGTCCCGCTCGTAATCAACCAAGCTTCCCTTGTTTTTCTTGAAGGCATCCAGTATCTGCTGAGTCGGCGCCAGATCCGGGCGATGAAGATAATCAATTTCGCCGATCGCCCGCAGAAAATAGCGCAAATCATCCCGCTTGGCAAACCCGGCCAGTTGAGAGACATTGTTGAGCCGGATATCGATCACCCGCTTGACTCCCGCTTTCTTCAGAATTGTAAAGAATTCCTCTGCCGTCTTTTTGGTGAAACCAATGGTGAATACCTTTATTTTATTCATGATCTCAGGCTTTTTCAATCAGACTATAGGCCACTTTTTCACTTTGGAGATTATAGGCAAGTTCGATCAGCTCTTCTTTGGAGCAAAAAAGGTCGTCCGAATCAAGTTTCAATAATCTCA
The sequence above is drawn from the Syntrophobacterales bacterium genome and encodes:
- a CDS encoding DUF488 domain-containing protein; amino-acid sequence: MKVFTIGFTKKTAEEFFTILKKAGVKRVIDIRLNNVSQLAGFAKRDDLRYFLRAIGEIDYLHRPDLAPTQQILDAFKKNKGSLVDYERDFQQLLVERQAEMNITPELLNEGCLLCSEDKPLHCHRRLVAEYLRSKWGNVRIIHL